In Anaerobaca lacustris, the sequence GACCCGGTTGGCGGCGCGAGGCGGATAGATCGGCGCGATGAGAATGGTGTTGATGCTCTGTTCTCTCATCAGATCGACGACGCGCGCCAGATGGGCCGGACTCGGCGGGATGCCGGGCTTGGGCTCGAGTTCGACGGCGACTTCCAGGCCGAAGCGATTGACGAAATAGGTCCAGTTCTTGTGGTACGTCACGATGCGGCGGCCTTTGAACGGGCGCATGCGCACCACCCAGCCGCCGAGCATCTCAGTGGCGTTGTTCTCAGCGAGCAAGCCATCGAGGGTGCCTTGCAGTTGCCGGGCCCAGAGGGTGCTGCCGCCGAAACGCTGCACCAGCTCGGCGCCGAACATCCGCTCATCGAGGGCCTTCTGGAACGCGGCGAGGTTCGCACGATAGGTCTCGGCGCCGCTCGCATCGATGCGAATCAGCCGCTCGGCGATGGTCTCGGCCATGATGCGCCCGTTGAGAGGATCCGTCCAGTAGTGCGGATTGCCACTGGGATGCACGTCGCCCAGCGCCCGGCTGACCCGCTGTGTCGGCACATCGAGTTTCAACACCTTCTCGGAGGCGTCGAGGTGACGCGGGCCGCCCACGCGAATGTCCGGGTTGCGCGCCCCGTCGAGGATCATCGGCTCCCAGCCGATTTCCAGTTCCATCCCCGCGCGAATCCACAGGTCCGCGTCGCGCGCCATCATGACGAAACTCGGCCGTGCCTGCAAGTAGTGGGCGTCGCGGGTGCCTTCACAGATCGCCGAGACCGTTGCCCGATCCCCCGCGATCGATTCGGTGATGGACTTGAGATCGCTCGTGGTGGTCACGATCTTCAGTGGACGGGCCGAGGTCTGTGCGGCTGAAAGCATCGCCGCAGTCAACGCGAACAGTGTGATCGATCGGATGTTCATATAGGCTCCTGTGCTACTATGCCCGAGAGGGCTGTTGTCATATCTTAGAACTTGTGCGCTCCGTGCGCGCCCAGCGTGAAGAGCGCCTGGAAGAAGACCTGGTAGACCTCTTCCCGGTCGCCATCCACGAAATACTCACCGCGATTGACTTGCAGGCGCAGACGTGAGAACTCCGTCGGCGAGAAATCGACCATCGCCGAGAGGCGATGGGTCTCGCCGAATCGCTGCGTTGTTCGGTCGGGCCGCCGGCTGCGATTGGTCAGGCCGACGTGGTCCCACCGCAGCCCGGCCCGCCAGCGGGGCGCGAAGCCATACGTGCCCTGCAGATACAGGCCGTCCTGCTGGTCCAAGCGCGAGTTGCCCACGAGAGCCGGACTGCTTTGCGATGCTTTGAGGTTCAGGTCCTTTTCTCTGTACATGTACTCGCCCTGGACG encodes:
- a CDS encoding metal ABC transporter substrate-binding protein, producing the protein MNIRSITLFALTAAMLSAAQTSARPLKIVTTTSDLKSITESIAGDRATVSAICEGTRDAHYLQARPSFVMMARDADLWIRAGMELEIGWEPMILDGARNPDIRVGGPRHLDASEKVLKLDVPTQRVSRALGDVHPSGNPHYWTDPLNGRIMAETIAERLIRIDASGAETYRANLAAFQKALDERMFGAELVQRFGGSTLWARQLQGTLDGLLAENNATEMLGGWVVRMRPFKGRRIVTYHKNWTYFVNRFGLEVAVELEPKPGIPPSPAHLARVVDLMREQSINTILIAPIYPPRAANRVAADVRAKVLVRAHSVGGLPAASDYLSLIDEVVNGLVETL